A single genomic interval of Fibrobacter sp. UWB13 harbors:
- a CDS encoding TIGR02171 family protein yields the protein MSTRFNNSSFLMKVLFLVPCIFVLFILLGCDTFLGEHVWLNAPVETDNVHDGLITVRASKIKNSSGGALSYLGTYSSLAKANERPQLRVALNYDFSMGMHEVTCAEFKSVMGTTFDARCKNEDSDMLPVTMVTYYDVMLYANERSKREGYDTVYTYTSTTFDAVGNCIAMEGLSFNPEVEGYRMPTEAEWIMVAERHWNPSVEWNAANSDFEPKKVCSYARMHGDFCDMAGNVKEWVSDWLGYFKDTTITNYVGAPDGSVVGERVIKGGSYRNDPSAIKLYGRGDVYIVTSATKSDYLGFRLAFGKIPNAVWMGRDGHARDSRIIPMAGATTVKNNLGTYRAKLAFRNDITGNIAYIDYVNGTLSVTELADTIDSYHPDISPDGRFVAFSTGTEGTSGKSEVYIRPITGSRTQPLKLKVSGNAAIPRWRILENGDTAIVYVSDAGNNKDESAFKAMSTWQVTYAKGRFGTPKKLFDGAYHGGISEDYSLAVTGARLLRARIAKGGSLANGRDTVWYNGEQACNVSLANDGSKRVSFLDFGGKTGKEFVGKSYGTHERLLITDSTGRLIKAIASPEGYSFDHAEWALNYKGAHADDGYIVATLANANGAHTKIVLVNVADGSIVNLVEGDELWHPSIWQQKIYVPESSELDPDSAGAYLYPSDKWESVIMRFKMELLWRYRDSANVAVFGSSRPMFGVSPAQFDKKFFAVNFGQTPNSIYMTRDYLNHYVFNHMKKLKYIVVSLDIDFWHKIDGPDGDNMFYTTFGNYPGYVYDANHDYWKDGYPEGLLEYTESSVGSSDETHYMKDRGRYLNASCNSWKDEPEIEQDSNYVDEHWNLIDDSMDALLTIIEESAKRNIRVVGVIFPQSPAYAKSGSFGRYGLRRTSAKKLIAELDGLKKKYPNFVLMDENKMGEHDYIDAMAIDEDHLCYAGATLLTSRLNKLLLSWEEENEM from the coding sequence ATGTCGACACGTTTTAATAACTCCTCTTTTTTGATGAAGGTGCTTTTTTTAGTACCCTGTATTTTTGTTCTTTTTATCCTTTTAGGTTGCGATACATTTTTAGGGGAACACGTCTGGCTGAACGCCCCTGTTGAAACGGATAACGTTCATGATGGCTTGATTACTGTAAGAGCATCGAAGATTAAAAATTCGAGTGGCGGCGCCTTGTCTTATCTGGGGACGTATTCCTCGTTGGCAAAGGCGAATGAACGCCCGCAATTGCGTGTCGCTTTGAATTACGATTTTTCCATGGGCATGCACGAAGTCACTTGTGCGGAATTCAAGAGTGTCATGGGTACAACTTTTGATGCCCGCTGCAAAAATGAAGATTCGGACATGTTGCCTGTAACGATGGTGACTTATTACGATGTGATGCTTTATGCAAATGAACGGAGCAAGCGTGAAGGCTATGATACCGTTTATACTTACACATCGACGACTTTTGATGCTGTAGGCAATTGCATTGCCATGGAAGGGCTTTCGTTTAATCCTGAAGTCGAAGGGTATCGAATGCCAACGGAAGCGGAATGGATTATGGTGGCTGAACGCCATTGGAATCCATCCGTGGAATGGAATGCCGCAAATTCTGATTTTGAACCGAAGAAAGTCTGTTCGTACGCTCGCATGCATGGCGATTTCTGCGATATGGCAGGTAACGTCAAGGAATGGGTTTCGGATTGGCTGGGCTATTTTAAGGATACGACGATTACCAATTACGTCGGTGCTCCTGATGGAAGTGTCGTTGGGGAGCGCGTCATCAAGGGCGGCAGTTATCGCAATGATCCTTCGGCGATTAAGCTTTACGGTCGAGGCGATGTCTACATTGTCACTTCGGCGACAAAGTCGGACTATCTCGGTTTCCGTCTGGCTTTTGGAAAAATCCCGAATGCAGTTTGGATGGGGCGTGATGGTCATGCCCGAGACAGTCGAATCATCCCGATGGCGGGGGCGACTACGGTCAAGAATAATCTGGGAACGTACCGCGCAAAGTTGGCTTTCCGAAACGATATCACTGGCAATATAGCGTATATCGATTATGTCAATGGAACTTTGTCCGTGACAGAACTTGCAGATACGATTGATTCCTATCATCCGGATATTTCTCCCGATGGTCGTTTTGTGGCGTTTAGCACTGGTACGGAAGGAACTTCCGGGAAGTCCGAGGTCTATATCCGTCCGATTACGGGCTCGAGGACTCAACCGCTAAAACTCAAGGTAAGCGGGAATGCCGCCATCCCTCGTTGGCGCATTTTGGAAAATGGCGATACGGCGATTGTCTATGTGTCTGATGCCGGGAACAATAAGGACGAGTCTGCGTTCAAGGCGATGAGTACATGGCAGGTGACTTATGCCAAGGGACGCTTTGGTACACCGAAAAAGCTTTTTGATGGTGCTTATCATGGCGGAATTTCGGAGGATTATTCGCTTGCTGTGACGGGTGCCCGCTTATTGCGTGCTCGTATTGCAAAGGGTGGTTCTCTTGCTAATGGACGTGATACGGTTTGGTATAATGGCGAACAGGCTTGCAATGTATCCCTTGCTAATGATGGCTCCAAGCGCGTCTCCTTCCTCGATTTTGGAGGCAAGACGGGGAAGGAATTTGTCGGTAAAAGCTATGGCACGCACGAACGCTTGCTGATTACCGATAGTACGGGGCGCTTAATTAAGGCTATTGCATCACCTGAGGGGTATAGCTTCGACCATGCGGAATGGGCTTTGAATTATAAGGGCGCTCATGCGGATGACGGTTATATCGTGGCGACCCTTGCAAATGCAAATGGAGCCCATACCAAAATTGTGCTTGTTAATGTGGCTGATGGTTCCATCGTGAACTTGGTGGAAGGCGATGAACTCTGGCATCCGAGCATTTGGCAGCAGAAAATTTATGTTCCTGAATCATCGGAACTTGATCCTGATAGTGCGGGCGCTTATCTGTATCCGTCGGACAAGTGGGAATCTGTCATCATGCGCTTTAAGATGGAACTCCTCTGGAGGTATCGCGATTCTGCAAACGTCGCTGTATTCGGTTCTTCAAGACCGATGTTCGGTGTGAGCCCGGCACAGTTCGATAAAAAGTTCTTTGCCGTGAATTTTGGACAAACTCCAAATTCCATTTACATGACCCGAGATTATTTGAACCATTACGTGTTCAATCACATGAAAAAACTCAAGTATATCGTCGTGTCGCTCGATATTGATTTCTGGCACAAGATTGATGGTCCGGATGGCGATAACATGTTCTACACGACGTTTGGAAATTATCCGGGATACGTGTATGACGCCAATCATGATTATTGGAAGGATGGATACCCAGAGGGTTTGCTGGAATATACGGAAAGTTCCGTGGGTTCGTCGGATGAAACCCATTACATGAAAGATCGTGGTCGCTACTTAAATGCCAGCTGCAATTCGTGGAAAGATGAGCCTGAAATCGAACAGGACAGCAACTATGTCGATGAACATTGGAATTTGATTGATGATAGCATGGATGCACTCCTCACAATCATTGAAGAATCGGCGAAGCGTAATATCCGAGTGGTCGGCGTTATTTTCCCGCAGAGCCCCGCTTATGCAAAATCAGGTTCGTTTGGTCGTTATGGCTTGCGCCGAACCTCTGCTAAAAAGTTGATTGCGGAACTCGATGGCTTAAAGAAAAAATATCCGAATTTTGTGTTGATGGATGAAAACAAAATGGGTGAGCACGATTACATAGATGCAATGGCTATTGACGAAGACCACTTGTGCTATGCAGGGGCGACGCTCCTGACTTCGCGCTTGAACAAATTGCTATTGTCTTGGGAGGAGGAAAATGAAATGTAA
- a CDS encoding TIGR02171 family protein: MKNLFAIAHLFLMMAFLGCDHSESVSGGANEFTSDESLAGMIRVPASNRAVSLGTNEATAKSKERPQMNVVLDYEFSMGKHEVTCGEFNDLMKPATGLKLDCESKDLPTTDLTYYDAVLFANERSKAEKFDTAYTYGNASFDKDHHCTNLEGFAFHPDVKAYRLPTEAEWVLVAQTYWNLSESWTADNSDYKLHKVCSKTDSSARVCDVMGNAMEWVNDWLGAFRDTTLTNFVGAPDGGSLGERVVKGGSYRNSAESINLYSRGDVYTVASSTRADYVGFRLAFGAIPGATWMGTDGKAATSRIVSLTNSAKIRSLTGTYKAKLAFRNDVTGNLAYIDYSSGILSVTEIADSIEIYHPEISPDGKLVAFCTQIEGVSGASSLYVRTLDSDGSNLVKLDVESAAIPRWRVLDNGDTVIVYVTDAGNNKDDAAFASTSTWQVKFANGKFGKPEKLFDGAYHGGFSDDNTLAVTGARLLRARIAKTGSTVKDKARDTVWYGGEQACNVSLSKDGSKRTLFLDFAGKTGKKFVGEDYSTHERLFMADSNGKLVESIAAPKGYTFDHSEWISGGENLAVATLTNVNGAHPKIVLVNLSDSSIVELAEGDELWHPSLWVKTQASFNGENALDLDSACAYITETTGVAPRIMKVKMDYFWQYRDTTELVVIGSSRTFAGIDPEMIKSMFAINMSYSAQDMGSTLFYIKNYILPLMPKLKFIVLALDYDRWYVKDENWNEWFANIPGYEYDKNHGYWQDGLIGDMYEASQHAMGVNDYEYEAFGYHRGVMKSPSEGWGKDVPDVVYDPYWFDKDKSGYDFNLGHLTEILELSRNFGVRVVGVVFPQSPNYLKTNAWGRYGPTREAAKVMQAAVQELVEKYPNFTVLDEYHDGNHDFESELFFDEDHLCSDGSLVMTARLDSLLKTMR, translated from the coding sequence ATGAAGAATTTGTTTGCTATAGCACACCTTTTCTTGATGATGGCATTCCTGGGATGCGATCATTCTGAAAGTGTATCCGGTGGAGCAAATGAATTTACTTCGGATGAATCTTTGGCGGGGATGATTCGCGTCCCTGCATCAAACCGCGCTGTTTCGCTTGGGACGAATGAGGCTACGGCAAAGTCCAAGGAACGCCCGCAGATGAATGTCGTGCTGGATTACGAGTTCTCGATGGGCAAGCACGAAGTGACCTGTGGCGAGTTCAACGACTTGATGAAACCGGCGACAGGACTTAAGCTCGATTGCGAAAGCAAGGATTTGCCGACAACCGACCTCACGTATTACGATGCCGTGCTTTTTGCCAATGAACGCAGCAAGGCTGAAAAATTTGATACGGCGTACACTTACGGCAATGCGTCTTTTGATAAGGATCATCATTGCACGAACCTGGAAGGTTTTGCGTTCCACCCAGATGTAAAAGCCTATCGCTTGCCGACAGAAGCGGAATGGGTGCTCGTCGCTCAGACGTATTGGAACTTGTCTGAATCATGGACGGCGGACAATTCGGATTACAAACTCCATAAGGTCTGTAGCAAGACCGATTCTAGCGCTCGCGTCTGCGATGTCATGGGCAATGCGATGGAATGGGTCAATGATTGGCTTGGCGCTTTCCGCGATACGACTTTGACGAACTTTGTAGGCGCACCCGATGGCGGTTCATTGGGTGAGCGCGTGGTCAAGGGCGGCAGTTACCGCAATTCTGCGGAGTCCATTAATTTGTACAGCCGTGGCGATGTCTATACGGTTGCATCATCGACTCGTGCGGATTACGTCGGATTCCGCCTTGCATTTGGGGCGATTCCTGGAGCAACGTGGATGGGAACAGATGGCAAGGCGGCGACAAGCCGGATTGTCTCGCTCACGAATTCTGCGAAAATCCGTTCTTTGACGGGAACGTACAAGGCAAAACTCGCGTTCCGAAATGACGTGACAGGGAACCTCGCTTATATCGACTATTCCAGTGGAATTTTATCGGTAACAGAAATCGCAGATTCCATTGAAATTTACCATCCTGAAATCTCGCCCGACGGAAAGCTTGTGGCGTTCTGCACTCAGATCGAAGGTGTTTCGGGGGCGTCTAGCCTTTATGTGCGCACGCTTGATAGTGATGGCTCGAACCTTGTAAAGCTCGATGTGGAAAGTGCGGCTATTCCGCGTTGGCGTGTGCTCGACAATGGCGATACGGTAATCGTGTATGTGACGGATGCGGGCAACAATAAGGATGACGCTGCTTTTGCATCAACGAGCACGTGGCAAGTGAAGTTTGCAAATGGCAAGTTTGGCAAGCCAGAAAAGCTTTTCGATGGTGCTTACCATGGTGGCTTTAGTGATGATAACACGCTTGCGGTAACGGGTGCTCGTTTGTTGCGTGCCCGCATTGCAAAAACTGGTTCGACGGTTAAGGATAAGGCGCGCGATACGGTTTGGTACGGTGGCGAACAGGCTTGCAATGTATCGCTTTCGAAGGACGGGAGCAAACGCACTTTGTTCCTCGACTTTGCGGGGAAAACAGGGAAAAAGTTTGTAGGCGAGGATTACAGCACTCATGAACGCTTGTTCATGGCGGATTCCAACGGAAAACTCGTGGAGTCTATTGCCGCACCGAAGGGCTATACCTTTGACCATAGCGAATGGATTTCTGGCGGTGAAAACCTTGCTGTGGCGACGCTCACGAATGTAAACGGTGCGCATCCGAAAATTGTCCTTGTGAACTTGTCCGATAGCTCGATTGTAGAACTTGCCGAAGGCGATGAACTTTGGCACCCGAGCCTTTGGGTAAAAACGCAAGCTTCTTTCAATGGCGAAAACGCTTTGGATTTGGACAGTGCCTGCGCTTACATCACGGAAACGACGGGTGTCGCCCCGCGAATTATGAAAGTCAAGATGGATTATTTCTGGCAGTACCGCGATACGACGGAACTGGTGGTCATCGGTTCTTCGAGAACTTTTGCGGGAATTGACCCTGAAATGATCAAGTCCATGTTTGCGATTAATATGTCTTATTCCGCACAGGACATGGGTAGCACGCTATTTTATATCAAGAATTACATTCTGCCGCTGATGCCCAAATTGAAATTTATTGTCTTGGCTTTAGATTATGACCGTTGGTATGTCAAGGATGAAAACTGGAATGAATGGTTTGCCAATATTCCTGGCTATGAGTATGACAAGAATCATGGTTACTGGCAAGATGGCTTGATTGGCGACATGTATGAGGCTTCACAACATGCGATGGGCGTTAACGATTATGAATATGAAGCTTTTGGGTACCACCGTGGCGTGATGAAGTCTCCGTCAGAAGGCTGGGGCAAAGACGTGCCTGATGTTGTCTATGACCCGTACTGGTTTGATAAGGATAAGTCGGGATATGATTTTAATCTGGGTCATTTGACCGAAATCCTTGAACTTTCTCGCAATTTTGGTGTTCGCGTTGTGGGCGTTGTTTTCCCGCAGTCGCCGAACTATCTCAAGACTAATGCCTGGGGGCGCTACGGACCGACGCGCGAGGCGGCTAAAGTCATGCAGGCTGCCGTCCAGGAACTTGTCGAAAAATATCCGAATTTCACGGTGCTTGATGAGTACCACGATGGCAATCATGATTTTGAAAGCGAGCTCTTCTTCGATGAAGACCACTTGTGTTCTGATGGCAGCCTTGTGATGACCGCTCGACTGGATTCTTTATTAAAAACGATGAGGTAA
- a CDS encoding TIGR02171 family protein, with the protein MKFLLAILLVLLNACSESDGGSAAGSMEVVEDSLSGMMRFSVSNAVVTLGTDDATAKSNERPQMRVVLDYGFSLGKHEVTCGEFNDLMKPATGLKFDCDSKDLPATDLTYYDAVLFANERSKAEKFDTAYTYSKAYFDNDKHCTNMEGFAFHPDVDGYRLPTEAEWVLAAMAYWNVSDGWTADNSDYKLHKVCSKVKSDNLVCDVVGNAMEWVNDWLGGFRDTTLTNFVGAPDGGAMGERVVKGGSYRSSPESINLYSRGDIYTVTSSTRADYVGFRLAFGAIPGATWMGSDGKAASSRVIPLANSAKIRSETGTYKTKLAFRNDVTGNLAFIDYASGILTVNEISDSIEVYHPEISPDGKRVAFCTRIEGVSGKSSLYVRDLNVNGSNLVKLDVESAAIPRWRVLDNGDTAIVYVTDAGNNKDDAAFASTSTWQVKFAKGKFGKPEKLFDGAYHGGISEDNTLAVTGARLLRARIAKSGSTVKDKARDTVWYGEEQACNASLAKDGSKRTIFLDFAGKTGKKFVGKDYVTHERLLMADSNGKLVNSIAAPKGYTFDHSEWATGGEDLVVATLTNSNGAHSKIVLVNVADSSIVELVESDELWHPSLWVKKTDGADSDVKLDADSAGVYFTEQGGEAAIILRYKMELLWKYMDTANVVIVGSSRPLDGIAPSVFSDKFFAINLANVPNMVAVSDYLLTNYAFPHVKKLKYIIISLDIDLWYHGETETYNFFNKEYESYPGYVYDRNHDFWKDGVPNQLASLTSESMGVYEYYDVLMESRGFSYGESGTWGGTPTVDNDSTWMDYASANFYSSFNHLKNILQNAENYGVYVVGVVFPQNPNFKKTGSFGRYGIRRSEAPKLLKEIQELEKEYPHFVFMDENKMGDHDYTDEMATNKDHLCYLGAKQLTSRLDSLLKTLK; encoded by the coding sequence ATGAAGTTTTTGCTTGCTATTCTGCTTGTGTTGCTGAACGCCTGTTCTGAATCGGATGGCGGGTCGGCTGCAGGCTCAATGGAAGTCGTTGAAGATTCTCTTTCGGGAATGATGCGCTTTTCTGTATCGAATGCCGTTGTGACTCTGGGGACCGATGATGCTACAGCAAAGTCCAATGAACGCCCGCAGATGCGTGTTGTGTTGGATTACGGATTCTCGCTTGGCAAGCACGAAGTGACCTGTGGCGAGTTCAATGACTTGATGAAACCGGCGACGGGGCTCAAGTTCGATTGCGATAGCAAGGACTTGCCGGCGACTGACCTCACGTATTACGATGCCGTGCTTTTTGCCAATGAACGCAGCAAGGCAGAAAAATTTGATACCGCTTATACCTATAGCAAGGCTTATTTTGACAACGATAAGCATTGCACGAACATGGAAGGTTTTGCGTTCCATCCAGATGTAGATGGTTACCGCTTGCCGACAGAAGCGGAATGGGTGCTTGCGGCAATGGCTTACTGGAATGTATCGGATGGCTGGACTGCCGATAATTCGGATTACAAACTCCATAAGGTTTGCAGTAAAGTAAAGTCCGATAATCTAGTTTGCGATGTCGTTGGCAATGCCATGGAATGGGTCAATGACTGGCTGGGTGGTTTCCGCGATACGACTTTGACGAATTTCGTGGGCGCTCCTGATGGCGGTGCGATGGGCGAGCGTGTGGTCAAGGGCGGCAGCTATCGCAGTTCTCCGGAATCGATAAATCTTTATAGCCGTGGTGATATCTACACGGTGACATCTTCGACTCGTGCGGACTATGTGGGTTTCCGTCTTGCTTTTGGTGCAATCCCGGGAGCTACGTGGATGGGCTCAGATGGCAAGGCGGCGTCGAGCCGTGTTATTCCGCTTGCAAATTCCGCAAAGATCCGTTCTGAAACGGGAACGTACAAGACAAAGCTAGCATTCCGCAATGACGTGACGGGAAATCTCGCCTTTATTGATTACGCTAGTGGAATCTTGACCGTTAATGAAATTAGCGATTCGATTGAAGTTTACCATCCTGAAATTTCTCCTGACGGAAAACGTGTGGCGTTCTGCACGCGTATCGAGGGCGTTTCTGGGAAGTCTAGCTTGTACGTGCGCGACCTCAATGTGAATGGCTCGAATCTTGTAAAGCTCGATGTCGAAAGTGCTGCCATTCCGCGTTGGCGCGTGCTTGACAATGGCGATACGGCGATTGTCTATGTGACGGATGCGGGCAACAATAAGGATGATGCCGCTTTTGCATCAACGAGCACTTGGCAGGTGAAATTTGCAAAGGGCAAGTTCGGCAAGCCCGAAAAGCTTTTCGACGGCGCTTATCATGGTGGCATCAGCGAAGACAACACGCTTGCGGTGACGGGGGCTCGCTTGCTGCGCGCCCGCATTGCAAAGTCGGGCTCGACGGTTAAGGATAAGGCTCGCGATACGGTTTGGTATGGCGAAGAACAGGCTTGCAATGCCTCGCTTGCCAAAGATGGTAGCAAACGCACGATATTCCTCGACTTTGCCGGTAAAACAGGGAAAAAGTTTGTGGGGAAGGATTATGTCACGCACGAACGTTTGCTCATGGCAGATTCCAACGGAAAGCTTGTGAATTCGATTGCTGCCCCTAAAGGCTATACCTTTGACCATAGCGAATGGGCAACGGGTGGCGAAGACCTTGTTGTGGCAACGCTTACAAATTCCAATGGTGCTCATTCCAAGATTGTCCTTGTGAATGTCGCTGATAGCTCGATTGTGGAACTTGTCGAAAGTGATGAACTTTGGCACCCGAGCTTGTGGGTCAAGAAAACCGATGGCGCTGATTCTGATGTCAAACTCGATGCGGATAGTGCCGGTGTCTATTTTACAGAACAGGGTGGCGAAGCGGCTATCATTCTCCGTTACAAGATGGAACTCCTGTGGAAGTACATGGATACGGCGAATGTGGTCATTGTGGGTTCTTCACGCCCGCTCGATGGCATAGCACCCTCCGTGTTTAGTGACAAGTTCTTTGCAATTAATCTTGCCAATGTCCCGAACATGGTGGCTGTTTCGGATTACCTCTTGACTAATTACGCATTCCCGCATGTGAAAAAATTGAAGTACATTATTATATCGCTGGATATTGATTTGTGGTACCACGGTGAAACGGAAACGTACAACTTCTTTAATAAGGAATATGAAAGTTATCCGGGTTATGTCTATGACCGGAACCATGATTTCTGGAAAGATGGTGTCCCGAATCAGTTGGCGAGCTTGACGAGCGAATCCATGGGTGTTTACGAGTACTATGACGTCCTTATGGAATCGCGCGGTTTCAGCTATGGGGAATCCGGAACATGGGGCGGAACTCCTACGGTAGATAACGATAGCACTTGGATGGATTATGCGTCTGCCAATTTCTATTCTAGCTTTAATCATCTGAAAAATATCTTGCAGAATGCCGAAAATTATGGAGTCTATGTCGTGGGCGTTGTGTTCCCGCAGAACCCGAATTTCAAAAAAACGGGTTCGTTTGGGCGTTATGGCATTCGCCGGAGCGAAGCACCGAAATTGCTGAAAGAAATCCAGGAATTAGAAAAGGAATACCCTCATTTCGTTTTCATGGATGAAAATAAAATGGGCGACCACGATTATACCGATGAAATGGCGACGAATAAGGACCATTTGTGCTATTTGGGCGCAAAACAGTTGACCTCCCGTCTGGATTCACTTTTGAAAACTTTGAAGTAG
- a CDS encoding TIGR02171 family protein, with product MKCKSLFGLGWLSLVPILVLLASCTEENPPCPVIEPAGQLPLSSSSSLSSASKMEGFVKIASLGKSTFLGTDKPGVRNSETPQMEVAFSYDFFIGEHEVTRGEYNALRPNAGAECECECDDESPVTNVTYYDAVLYANALSKSQNLDTVYTYTEASFDAAGSCENLSGLVFHENVFGYRLPTEAEWVFVANQGWNPEVSWNSENSGYEFHDVASTLANDVGVYDMAGNVLEWVNDWLTYFKKDPLINFVGGADGGSLGERVVKGGSYRTELSQMNTYSRGDIYTVTSSTKGVYLGFRLALGAIPKASWLDETGTIKESVAKVSMATFQMKHLTGTFESKMVFRNDVTGNLSFVDFGNGVNSVIEIKDTLHAYHPDISPDGKRVVFCTGVEGVAGPSSVYVRNLDATGSGLVKLDVENAAIPRWRLLENGDTSIVYVTSAGNNKDNDAFAATSTWQVPFNNGKFGTPKQILDGAFHGGVSLDKQLAVTGARLLRAKMATSSKMVFHGIDSVWYNGEQACNVSLANDGSNRTLFLDFGGKTGRDFVGQNYRTHERLLVMDSKGRLIQSVEAPKGYTFDHTEWVLGGSNMAVATLVNVNGAHEKIALVNFADSSVKIIASGDELWHPCLWHSRNLYDSEELDTDSAGVYYLSSAFYSALELRVKMERFWENRDSITAVALGSSRTMFALHDKEITSYNLLNMAYSAGQMTGIKYLFKNYVLNHLKNLKVIVLEMSPDFLWYDGYGTWQNAIYDKVPGFKYDENHNFWVDGLPEHFIDAVKVTPRPETALMHPYDLENFLLPSVQWGDPFIQNDTTLFKTNDPVYKENFAVFHWIIETAQAKGIKVVVPVYPQNPAYKNTGSFGVYGPRRSIAKDILDSVQKLDIVYFDENKFGDHDYTDAMAYNIDHLGTAGAKQFTHRLDSLLSTLAR from the coding sequence ATGAAATGTAAGTCTCTGTTTGGGTTGGGATGGCTTTCATTAGTACCTATTCTCGTTCTTTTGGCATCTTGCACCGAAGAGAATCCACCTTGTCCTGTCATTGAACCGGCAGGTCAGTTGCCGTTGTCTTCATCATCTTCACTTTCATCTGCAAGCAAAATGGAAGGTTTTGTCAAGATTGCATCTCTTGGCAAGTCGACGTTCCTTGGAACAGATAAACCCGGCGTGCGTAATAGTGAAACGCCACAAATGGAAGTTGCTTTTTCGTACGATTTTTTCATTGGCGAACACGAAGTGACTCGTGGCGAGTACAATGCCTTGCGCCCCAATGCGGGGGCAGAATGCGAATGCGAATGCGATGATGAAAGCCCTGTTACCAATGTGACTTATTATGATGCGGTTCTTTATGCAAATGCTTTAAGCAAGTCTCAAAATCTCGATACTGTCTATACGTACACGGAGGCGTCTTTTGATGCCGCGGGTAGCTGTGAGAATTTGTCCGGACTTGTCTTCCATGAAAATGTTTTTGGCTATCGTCTGCCGACGGAAGCGGAATGGGTCTTTGTGGCGAACCAGGGCTGGAATCCCGAAGTCAGCTGGAATAGCGAAAATTCGGGCTACGAATTCCATGATGTGGCATCGACGCTTGCAAATGATGTCGGTGTGTACGACATGGCAGGGAATGTGCTGGAATGGGTCAATGACTGGCTCACGTATTTCAAGAAGGATCCTTTAATAAATTTTGTGGGCGGAGCTGATGGCGGTAGCCTTGGTGAACGCGTTGTCAAAGGCGGGAGCTACCGAACGGAACTCTCGCAAATGAATACGTATAGTCGCGGGGATATTTACACGGTGACCTCGTCGACAAAGGGCGTGTACCTTGGTTTCCGTTTGGCTTTGGGCGCAATCCCTAAAGCGTCTTGGCTCGATGAAACCGGAACGATCAAGGAATCGGTGGCAAAAGTTTCCATGGCGACATTCCAGATGAAACATTTGACGGGAACTTTCGAATCTAAAATGGTGTTCCGCAATGATGTGACGGGCAATTTGTCCTTTGTCGATTTTGGAAATGGCGTGAACTCCGTTATTGAAATCAAGGATACTTTGCATGCCTACCATCCAGACATTTCTCCCGATGGCAAACGGGTGGTTTTCTGTACGGGTGTTGAAGGCGTTGCGGGGCCGTCGAGTGTCTACGTGCGCAATCTGGATGCTACAGGTTCTGGGCTTGTCAAGCTCGATGTCGAGAATGCGGCTATTCCGCGTTGGAGACTTTTGGAAAATGGCGATACGTCGATTGTGTATGTGACGAGTGCGGGCAACAATAAGGATAACGATGCGTTTGCAGCGACGAGCACTTGGCAGGTGCCGTTTAACAATGGAAAATTTGGAACTCCGAAACAAATTCTCGATGGCGCATTCCATGGCGGCGTCAGCCTCGATAAGCAACTGGCGGTGACCGGGGCTAGACTTTTACGTGCCAAGATGGCGACGAGCAGCAAAATGGTGTTCCATGGAATTGACTCGGTTTGGTATAATGGCGAACAGGCTTGCAACGTTTCTCTTGCCAATGACGGTAGCAATAGAACGCTGTTCCTTGATTTTGGCGGCAAGACGGGGCGTGATTTTGTCGGACAGAATTATCGCACGCATGAACGTCTCCTGGTCATGGATTCTAAGGGCAGGCTGATTCAAAGTGTTGAAGCTCCTAAGGGTTATACGTTTGACCATACGGAATGGGTTCTTGGCGGCTCGAATATGGCGGTGGCGACATTGGTCAATGTGAACGGCGCCCACGAAAAAATAGCCTTGGTCAACTTTGCCGATAGTTCCGTGAAAATCATTGCCAGTGGCGATGAACTTTGGCACCCGTGTCTGTGGCATTCCAGAAACCTTTACGATAGCGAAGAACTTGATACGGATAGCGCGGGCGTTTACTACCTCTCGAGTGCTTTCTACAGTGCCCTTGAATTGCGCGTGAAAATGGAACGTTTTTGGGAAAATCGCGATAGCATTACGGCTGTGGCATTGGGCTCTTCGAGAACGATGTTTGCGTTGCATGATAAGGAAATCACATCGTACAATCTTTTGAACATGGCGTATTCTGCAGGGCAGATGACGGGCATTAAGTACTTGTTCAAAAATTACGTGCTGAACCACCTGAAAAATCTAAAAGTCATTGTGCTTGAAATGTCTCCAGACTTTTTGTGGTATGATGGCTATGGAACTTGGCAAAATGCAATTTATGATAAAGTCCCTGGATTTAAGTACGATGAAAATCACAATTTCTGGGTCGATGGCTTGCCGGAGCATTTCATCGATGCCGTAAAAGTGACGCCGCGCCCTGAAACGGCTTTGATGCATCCTTACGATCTTGAAAATTTCTTGCTGCCGAGTGTGCAATGGGGGGATCCTTTCATTCAAAATGATACGACTTTATTTAAGACGAATGATCCTGTTTATAAGGAAAACTTTGCGGTATTCCATTGGATTATTGAAACGGCTCAGGCAAAGGGCATTAAAGTAGTCGTGCCTGTTTACCCGCAAAATCCGGCGTATAAGAATACGGGCTCGTTTGGAGTGTATGGACCGCGTAGGAGTATCGCTAAGGATATCCTAGATTCGGTGCAAAAGCTCGACATTGTGTATTTCGATGAAAATAAATTTGGCGATCACGATTACACGGATGCGATGGCGTATAATATTGACCACTTAGGTACTGCCGGGGCAAAGCAATTTACGCATCGGTTGGATTCACTGCTTTCGACGTTGGCTCGATGA